The following are encoded in a window of Panicum virgatum strain AP13 chromosome 5N, P.virgatum_v5, whole genome shotgun sequence genomic DNA:
- the LOC120673025 gene encoding protein trichome birefringence-like 1, whose product MDHSMKPAAALSAFSSRRWVLATSLCSLACLFLLSAGLLLLAAGYRPLQPRGAAPWDRLSRVRQKAAPSPARASHAAVAPAPAPDAGSPGALDRSQEEDAGPPSPDPAPAEEEGEDGGDGECDVFDGTWVRDDAAWYPLYEAAECPFLSDQVACRRNGRPDSGYEQWRWRPRGCGGRARLGGAEALELCRDRRLVFVGDSLNRNMWESLACILYAAVPDRSRTRIVDDASSEYRIFRAMDYNCSVEFFWSPFLVKLERKINQTRALQLDQLPAMLQRTLGADVLVFNTGHWWTHTGKLRAWDHLERDGKTVEMAGEEAFNRALRTWARWVDRNIDPTRTRVFFRSVSPEHKSVNWCYNQTSPISTGTVAPWFPKSLVTIVERNIKNMRTPVTYLNITHLSELRIDAHPSVYTITREGKPLSPEQQQQPLTYADCSHWCLPGLPDTWNMLLLDSLMRPPSNVHLLG is encoded by the exons ATGGATCACTCCATGAAGCCAGCTGCTGCCCTCTCAGCGTTCTCGTCCCGGAGATGGGTCCTCGCCACCTCCCTCTGCTCCCTCGCctgcctcttcctcctctccgccggcctcctgctcctcgccgccggctacCGCCCGTTGcagccgcgcggcgcggcgccgtggGACCGCTTATCCAGGGTGCGGCAgaaggcggcgccgtcgcctgcCCGTGCCTCGCACGCCGCGgttgcgccggcgccggcgccagacGCGGGCTCACCAGGCGCCCTTGATCGGAGCCAGGAGGAGGATGCCGGGCCGCCGTCACCGGACCccgcgccggcggaggaggaaggggaggacggcggcgacggcgagtgcGACGTGTTCGACGGGACGTGGGTGCGCGACGACGCGGCGTGGTATCCGCTGTACGAGGCCGCGGAGTGCCCGTTCCTGAGCGACCAGGTGGCGTGCCGCCGGAACGGCCGGCCGGACTCCGGCTACGAgcagtggcggtggcggcccaggggctgcggcggccgcgcgAG GctgggcggcgcggaggcccTGGAGCTGTGCCGGGACAGGCGGCTGGTGTTCGTTGGCGACTCGCTGAACCGCAACATGTGGGAGTCGCTCGCCTGCATCCTCTACGCGGCGGTGCCGGACCGGTCGCGGACGCGCATCGTCGACGACGCCAGCTCCGAGTACAGGATATTCCGCGCCATG GACTACAACTGCTCGGTGGAGTTCTTCTGGAGTCCGTTCCTTGTGAAGCTCGAAAGAAAGATCAACCAGACCAGGGCGCTCCAGTTGGACCAGCTGCCGGCCATGCTGCAGAGGACCCTGGGCGCAGATGTTCTCGTGTTCAACACCGGCCACTGGTGGACTCACACTGGCAAGCTCAGGGC GTGGGACCATCTCGAGAGAGACGGGAAGACGGTCGAGATGGCCGGGGAGGAAGCCTTCAACAGAGCGCTGAGGACCTGGGCTAGGTGGGTCGACCGCAACATAGACCCCACTAGAACAAGAGTATTCTTCCGGAGCGTCTCGCCTGAACATAAGAG TGTAAACTGGTGCTACAACCAGACGTCCCCTATCTCCACTGGAACAGTTGCTCCATGGTTTCCAAAAAGCCTGGTCACCATTGTGGAGAGGAACATCAAGAACATGAGAACACCAGTCACATATCTGAATATCACCCACCTCTCGGAGCTCCGGATCGACGCACACCCATCAGTTTACACCATCACCCGGGAAGGGAAACCGCTGAGcccagagcagcagcagcaaccgctCACATATGCTGACTGCAGCCACTGGTGCCTACCAGGGCTACCAGATACCTGGAATATGCTTTTGCTCGACTCTTTGATGAGACCACCCTCTAATGTACATTTGCTAGGGTGA
- the LOC120673024 gene encoding uncharacterized protein YNL011C-like produces MALAACPRYNISQHRAFAPASGSRGLPRAPRSAATRPRGRPRRAMAACGGGHSTASGAGASRAPPSLLVFSGGTAFNGVVEELKKVTTRVAHVLPVSDDGGSTAEIVRVLGGPAVGDIRSRCLRLSDESTSEALSVRKLLGHRLPIDPSEAKLEWYQIVEGDHSLWDGVSRPYRETIRAFLVYFHNEILRRSADMFCFTNGSIGNFFFAGARVFFQSLDAAIFLFSRVSQIPAESLVLPVISTNDRLTLGCELWDGTIIRGQNEISHPSNGRREVVNKDCNSCTALPSRVKRVFYMSSEGSNLLHEVFPEANHTVLEQLSKVDCVVYAMGSLFTSVCPSLVLRGIGETIASRTIPKVLLLNGSHDRETAGLSASGFVTAITDSLNRTYGDPHKSLKNRPNDYVNAILVPEGGQVPLDVENLAAQGIFNVVIVESVHDPKVGVIFDPRSLIQALTSLISEEMNMCLPEPGYLTENIKLGS; encoded by the exons ATGGCGCTCGCCGCGTGCCCGCGCTACAACATAAGCCAGCACCGAGCCTTCGCCCCCGCTTCCGGAAGCCGCGGCCTCCCCCGCGCCCCGAGATCTGCCGCCACCAGGCCCCGGGGCCGtccccgccgcgccatggccgcctgcGGAGGCGGCCACTCCACCGCCTCCGGTGCCGGCGCTTCCCGCGCGCCCCCGTCGCTGCTCGTCTTCTCAG GTGGTACGGCATTTAATGGTGTTGTTGaagagctgaagaaagttaCTACTCGAGTTGCACATGTGCTCCCTGTTTCTGATGATGGTGGAAGCACAGCTGAGATTGTCCGCGTGCTTG GTGGACCTGCTGTGGGAGACATAAGATCACGATGTTTGAGATTGTCTGATGAAAGTACTTCAGAAGCCCTTTCTGTTCGAAAGTTGCTTGGGCATCGCTTGCCTATTGATCCTTCAGAAGCAAAGCTTGAGTG GTATCAGATTGTAGAAGGAGACCACTCTTTGTGGGATGGAGTCTCTCGTCCGTACAGGGAAACAATTCGTGCATTTTTGGTCTACTTTCACAATGAG ATACTTCGAAGGTCAGCTGACATGTTTTGCTTCACCAATGGCAG TATTGGGAATTTCTTTTTTGCTGGGGCACGCGTATTCTTCCAGTCGTTGGATGCtgcaatttttttgttttctcgAGTATCACAGATCCCCGCAGAAAGCCTTGTGCTTCCTGTTATATCAACGAACGACAGACTTACACTGGGATGTGAACTATGG GACGGAACTATCATTCGTGGCCAAAATGAAATATCACATCCAAGCAATGGACGCCGAGAAGTTGTTAATAAG GATTGTAATTCATGTACTGCACTTCCTTCAAGGGTCAAACGCGTGTTTTACATGTCAAGTGAAGGTAGCAACCTGCTGCATGAG GTTTTCCCTGAAGCTAACCACACAGTTTTGGAGCAGTTAAGTAAAGTGGACTGCGTTGTCTATGCTATGGGATCACTCTTTACATCCGTTTGTCCATCACTG GTATTGCGTGGCATTGGTGAGACCATAGCGTCAAGAACCATCCCGAAG GTACTTCTTCTGAATGGATCACATGACAGAGAGACTGCTGGGTTGTCTGCCTCTGGCTTTGTAACTGCAATTACTGATTCCCTAAATCGGACGTATGGAGATCCTCACAAAAGCCTAAAAAATCGT CCCAATGACTATGTAAATGCTATATTGGTTCCAGAAGGAGGCCAAGTTCCTTTAGATGTCGAAAATTTGGCTGCTCAGGGAATCTTTAATGTG GTAATCGTGGAGTCAGTGCATGACCCGAAGGTGGGTGTCATATTTGATCCGCGATCATTAATCCAAGCTCTAACCAGTCTCATATCTGAAGAGATGAATATGTGCCTCCCTGAACCTGGTTATCTAACTGAAAACATAAAATTAGGAAGTTGA
- the LOC120673045 gene encoding uncharacterized protein LOC120673045, with protein MVASAAHFTSGFLCPTKSPRTPPPPSSSSRPSRSRPHFRIRSPNPKNPAAAPVSSRMEAAQPQTRDAQGRAESAMKLLFVEMGVGYDQHGQDITAAAVRACKDAISSNSIPAFRGGSIPGVNTDQMKLQIKLGVPRSTQHLLDAERVKAVFPYGEIISFEVVDGGMICSSGVCLEAMGDKNDDCYIVNAAVYVGY; from the exons ATGGTGGCGTCAGCAGCGCATTTCACCAGCGGCTTCCTCTGCCCGACCAAATCACCAAGGACGCCACCGcccccgtcctcctcctcccgaccGTCTCGCTCCCGCCCCCACTTCCGCATCCGATCCCCCAACCCCAAGAacccagcggcggcgcccgtcTCCTCTCGCATGGAGGCGGCCCAGCCCCAGACGCGCGACGCCCAGGGAAGGGCGGAGTCGGCCATGAAGCTGCTGTTCGTGGAGATGGGCGTCGGCTACGACCAGCACGGCCAGGacatcaccgccgccgccgtgcgcgcctgCAAGGACGCCATCTCCTCCAACTCCATCCCCGCCTTCCGCGGCG GGTCTATACCCGGAGTGAACACCGACCAGATGAAGCTGCAGATCAAGCTCGGCGTGCCGAGGTCGACGCAGCACTTGCTGGATGCTGAGAGAGTCAAAGCCGTCTTCCCCTA TGGCGAGATTATCAGCTTCGAGGTTGTCGACGGCGGCATGATCTGTTCAAGCGGCGTGTGCCTGGAAGCAATGGGGGACAAGAACGACGACTGCTACATAGTCAACGCTGCAGTTTACGTCGGCTACTGA
- the LOC120673027 gene encoding UBP1-associated protein 2C-like → MDPFTKKRKADENGAATASPAGGAAALGLTRDDVLRLLDPLSRDQLADIAAAAALVSAHALDAVRAAADRDPALRKLFVRGLGWETTSDSLRAIFSAYGDLEEAVVITDKNTGRSKGYGFVTFRHADSAVLALKEPSKKIDGRMTVTQLAAAGAAGGPSGGAAGSGGAPVADVSLRKIFVGNVPAEMASERLLAHFASYGEIEEGPLGFDKQTGKFRGFALFVYKTPEGAQASLVDSVKVIDGNQLVCKLAIEGKKGKQGQSQQSGAANQQQQQMMQGGPQEMQGGLGLGPGPQMAAQYGGPGSGMSSFGAFGGVGGGFGGPNPYGNMPSSMGGGGAGGIGSMGGQVPTGLGGAGAGAFGPGGLGGGSFGGSSQFGAGGMGAYGGLGMGGGSMYRMQQGGGLPAGGFEGGNYPLPGSGFRGQDPQGGMSPGPGGRAPPMYPNVPPYF, encoded by the coding sequence ATGGATCCCTTCACCAAAAAGCGCAAGGCCGACGagaacggcgccgccaccgcctcccccgccggcggggccgcCGCGCTGGGCCTCACCCGCGACGacgtcctccgcctcctcgaCCCGCTCTCCCGGGACCAGCTCGCCGAcatcgcggccgcggccgctctTGTGTCGGCGCACGCGCTCGAcgccgtgcgcgccgccgccgaccgggaCCCGGCCCTCCGCAAGCTGTTTGTGCGGGGGCTCGGGTGGGAGACCACCTCCGACTCGCTCCGCGCCATATTCTCCGCCTACGGCGACCTCGAAGAGGCCGTAGTCATCACCGACAAGAATACGGGGCGGTCCAAGGGCTACGGCTTCGTCACCTTCCGCCACGCCGACTCCGCCGTCCTCGCGCTCAAGGAGCCCTCCAAAAAGATCGACGGCCGCATGACCGTCACGCAGCTagctgccgccggcgcggccggaggGCCTTCCGGTGGGGCCGCGGGCAGCGGTGGCGCTCCTGTGGCAGATGTCTCCCTTCGAAAAATCTTTGTCGGCAACGTCCCTGCCGAAATGGCGTCCGAGCGCCTCCTTGCTCACTTCGCCTCTTATGGCGAGATCGAGGAGGGGCCGCTGGGTTTTGACAAGCAGACGGGCAAGTTCCGTGGCTTTGCCCTCTTTGTGTACAAGACGCCTGAGGGTGCGCAGGCCTCGTTAGTGGACTCGGTGAAGGTAATTGATGGAAACCAGCTTGTATGCAAGCTCGCAATagaggggaagaaggggaagcaggGGCAATCACAACAATCTGGGGCTgccaaccagcagcagcagcagatgatgcAGGGTGGTCCACAGGAAATGCAGGGAGGGCTTGGGCTTGGGCCTGGGCCACAGATGGCGGCGCAGTATGGTGGCCCTGGGAGTGGTATGTCttcgtttggtgcatttggtggTGTTGGCGGCGGGTTTGGGGGTCCAAACCCTTATGGAAACATGCCCTCTTCCATGGGTGGAGGGGGTGCAGGTGGCATAGGCTCAATGGGAGGCCAGGTGCCTACCGGTTTGGGTGGTGCTGGGGCTGGCGCATTTGGGCCTGGTGGATTGGGCGGTGGCTCGTTTGGTGGATCATCTCAGTTTGGTGCTGGTGGGATGGGGGCTTATGGTGGCCTTGGAATGGGTGGAGGTTCCATGTACCGCATGCAACAAGGAGGTGGGCTGCCTGCAGGTGGCTTTGAAGGAGGGAACTACCCCCTTCCAGGTTCGGGTTTCCGTGGCCAGGACCCTCAAGGTGGGATGTCACCTGGGCCAGGTGGCAGGGCTCCTCCTATGTATCCCAATGTGCCGCCTTATTTCTAA